Proteins from a genomic interval of Rhodococcoides fascians A25f:
- the yidC gene encoding membrane protein insertase YidC — MLDFVYYPVSAVLWFWHRVFGFVLGPDNGFAWALAVIFLVFTLRAVLIKPFVSQIRSQLLMKQLKPQLEAVRKKHSGDRARLATETRKLQQEHGFNPLMGCLPLLAQGPVFIGLLHVLRSFNRTGTGFGHLGMTAQENANTANYVFSAADVQSFLDARLFGAPISAAINSSREVLEAFGPFGGVPSIWSIAFVAVPLMIVAAVATHLNSRASIAHQDAAAAANPQTAIMNKLTLWVFPAGVLVGGPVLPVAVLLYWVSNNIWTYAQQHIVYRRIDREPVVVREVTSVVTAPKPGAKPRRR; from the coding sequence ATGCTCGATTTCGTCTACTATCCCGTCTCCGCAGTCCTCTGGTTCTGGCACCGAGTCTTCGGCTTCGTGCTCGGACCCGACAACGGCTTCGCCTGGGCATTGGCGGTGATCTTTCTCGTCTTCACTCTGCGAGCGGTGTTGATCAAGCCGTTCGTCAGCCAAATTCGTTCTCAGCTCCTGATGAAGCAGCTGAAGCCCCAGCTCGAGGCCGTCCGGAAGAAGCACTCGGGGGACCGGGCTCGCCTGGCCACCGAAACGCGGAAGCTGCAGCAAGAACACGGATTCAATCCCTTGATGGGATGTCTGCCACTGCTTGCACAGGGCCCGGTCTTCATCGGTCTGCTCCACGTGCTGCGCTCGTTCAACCGAACCGGTACGGGATTCGGGCACCTCGGTATGACGGCGCAGGAGAATGCGAACACTGCGAACTACGTCTTCAGTGCCGCCGATGTGCAGTCCTTTCTCGACGCACGGCTCTTCGGTGCGCCGATCTCTGCTGCCATCAACAGCTCTCGGGAAGTGCTCGAAGCGTTCGGTCCGTTCGGGGGAGTGCCGTCGATATGGAGCATCGCGTTCGTTGCGGTCCCGTTGATGATCGTCGCCGCGGTTGCCACCCATCTGAACTCCCGGGCATCGATCGCCCATCAGGATGCAGCGGCAGCTGCCAATCCGCAGACGGCGATCATGAACAAGCTCACGCTCTGGGTGTTCCCGGCGGGAGTACTCGTCGGCGGCCCGGTGTTGCCGGTCGCGGTGCTGCTGTACTGGGTCAGCAACAACATCTGGACGTATGCCCAACAGCACATCGTCTACCGGCGGATCGACCGTGAGCCGGTGGTAGTGCGGGAGGTGACATCGGTGGTCACCGCTCCGAAGCCCGGGGCCAAGCCCAGGCGGCGGTAA
- a CDS encoding DUF6412 domain-containing protein translates to MLVFRSHACRLAVRRHAITLVGIIAVLLVVFTVVDAQPAAQIAMFGALVAASLLTFGAPVDIGAVAPQSTSAGAADGRRLRGSFRRQEHPDTPGRPMPRAPGSVFRPDRWLVFC, encoded by the coding sequence ATGCTCGTATTTCGATCACACGCATGTCGCCTGGCTGTTCGACGCCACGCAATCACACTCGTCGGCATCATTGCCGTCCTGCTCGTCGTCTTCACCGTTGTCGATGCGCAACCCGCCGCCCAGATCGCGATGTTCGGTGCGTTGGTGGCCGCATCACTGCTGACCTTCGGCGCGCCGGTCGATATTGGGGCGGTCGCACCACAGTCGACGTCCGCCGGAGCTGCGGACGGCCGACGTCTTCGAGGATCCTTCCGTAGGCAGGAGCACCCCGACACTCCCGGCCGCCCCATGCCGAGAGCGCCCGGTTCGGTCTTTCGACCGGATCGGTGGCTCGTATTCTGCTGA
- a CDS encoding DUF6412 domain-containing protein, translating to MGYQNFVVTSLLLLSLLLTTPAGTADVALVLVAALAVLMVLAHRVDVLTLLRRLTNVGPTAEDRHLRGAFRRQHRPDAPGRPQPRAPGALVGAL from the coding sequence ATGGGATACCAGAACTTCGTCGTCACCTCGCTGCTTCTTCTGTCGCTGCTGCTGACGACGCCGGCCGGAACAGCGGACGTTGCACTCGTTCTCGTTGCCGCACTGGCGGTCCTGATGGTGCTCGCGCACCGTGTCGATGTACTGACGCTCCTACGCCGGCTGACGAACGTCGGACCGACTGCCGAGGATCGTCATCTACGAGGTGCGTTCCGACGTCAACACCGCCCGGATGCCCCGGGCCGTCCGCAGCCACGAGCACCCGGTGCCCTGGTGGGGGCACTGTAG
- a CDS encoding DUF4153 domain-containing protein — protein sequence MSTIDIPIHPRTKHGRFPWGPRTWPVLRYSQPPRAALMGSALAGLIGAVTLVDNTFGVLITAVTFVVVVLAARSGRLSRWEWAGVAGVLALASVSALRAAEWIVTMSTTLAIVVAVVALSRAWTWTGIALGALLPLFLPVRVARWTRRGAGSIDLEGPRPVRIGMVAVVTVALCVVFAALFGAADKRFADALGAVTPEFDAASIVGRTLVFVLTAAGALAVAYVALHPPRFDRLAPSPRRTLQLWEWMVPLGAVVALFVVFVGFQVPTLFGGQGHVLTTEGLTNAEYARQGFWQLLAVTVLTLLVIAVTVTKAERIARRDRIALRALLGVLCVLSMVIVASALHRMSLYEEQYGYTTLRLFVTAVEWWLGSVFVLLLAAGVRMSGRWIPRAVGVGAVLTVLALAALNPDAYIARHNVERFEQTGRIDVRYLSGLSSDADAELDRLPDFTRACVHGRGLARVGNAWQQCTDPSVSVP from the coding sequence ATGAGCACGATCGACATTCCGATTCATCCGAGAACGAAGCACGGGCGCTTTCCCTGGGGGCCGCGCACCTGGCCGGTGCTGCGGTATTCGCAGCCCCCTCGTGCGGCGCTCATGGGGTCGGCTCTTGCTGGACTGATCGGTGCCGTGACGTTGGTGGACAACACGTTCGGTGTGCTGATCACTGCCGTGACCTTCGTGGTCGTTGTGCTTGCAGCACGCAGCGGCAGGCTATCGCGGTGGGAATGGGCCGGCGTGGCAGGAGTGCTGGCACTGGCGAGTGTGTCTGCACTGCGAGCGGCCGAGTGGATCGTGACGATGTCGACGACGCTTGCCATCGTGGTCGCGGTGGTGGCGCTCTCCCGTGCCTGGACGTGGACGGGAATCGCACTCGGCGCTCTCTTGCCGTTGTTTCTGCCGGTGCGCGTGGCTCGGTGGACCCGACGCGGAGCCGGTTCGATCGATCTGGAGGGGCCGCGGCCGGTGCGGATCGGCATGGTGGCCGTCGTGACCGTTGCGCTCTGCGTCGTGTTCGCGGCGTTGTTCGGTGCGGCCGACAAGCGGTTCGCGGATGCACTGGGCGCGGTGACGCCCGAGTTCGACGCCGCATCGATCGTCGGACGCACCCTCGTCTTCGTGCTCACCGCAGCAGGTGCGCTGGCCGTGGCGTACGTTGCCCTGCATCCGCCTCGGTTCGATCGCCTCGCACCGTCGCCGCGTCGAACACTGCAGTTGTGGGAGTGGATGGTTCCCCTGGGGGCGGTGGTGGCGCTGTTCGTCGTCTTCGTCGGTTTCCAGGTGCCGACGCTGTTCGGCGGCCAGGGGCACGTTCTGACCACCGAGGGTCTGACCAACGCCGAGTACGCGCGGCAGGGCTTCTGGCAGTTGCTCGCGGTGACGGTGCTGACTTTGCTCGTCATCGCAGTCACCGTGACCAAGGCCGAGCGCATCGCCCGGCGCGACCGGATTGCGTTGCGTGCCCTGTTGGGCGTGCTGTGTGTCTTGTCGATGGTGATCGTGGCGTCGGCGCTGCATCGAATGTCGTTGTACGAGGAGCAGTACGGGTACACCACTCTGAGGTTGTTCGTCACGGCCGTCGAGTGGTGGCTGGGATCGGTGTTCGTGCTCCTGCTCGCCGCTGGTGTGCGGATGTCGGGTCGCTGGATTCCACGAGCAGTGGGCGTAGGGGCCGTACTCACCGTGCTCGCATTGGCGGCCCTGAATCCCGATGCGTACATCGCGCGTCACAACGTGGAGCGATTCGAGCAGACCGGGCGTATCGATGTCCGCTACCTGAGTGGGTTGTCGTCCGACGCCGACGCGGAGCTCGATCGATTGCCCGATTTCACACGAGCGTGTGTGCACGGCCGCGGCCTGGCGCGAGTGGGCAACGCATGGCAACAGTGCACAGACCCGTCGGTATCTGTACCCTGA
- a CDS encoding HAMP domain-containing sensor histidine kinase gives MRVLPRPLDPLRSFKLKVSFVVGTVLVLASVVFWIGAGWQFRYTLLAALVVSLAATQFVAHGMTSPLREMTSAAKAMARGDYSKRVRATSRDEVGELATAFNTMADDLEAAEKYRRELIGNVSHELKTPIAALQAVLENMVDGVTDANPTTLSVALSQTERLGDLVSELLDLSRVEGGVLTIAPEEFAVRQFLEDATSVHRERVSIVVSPADSTVVADRSRMTQVITNLVDNAVRHSPSSSTVTLRAHRIVGAYAFDVVDQGPGIALADRHAVFDRFTRGGSTDGGTGLGLGIARWATELHGGTIEVLDSEFGCHIRVAIPEH, from the coding sequence ATGCGCGTGCTGCCGCGCCCGCTGGATCCCTTGCGCTCGTTCAAGCTCAAGGTGTCGTTCGTCGTGGGCACTGTGTTGGTGTTGGCCAGTGTCGTCTTCTGGATCGGGGCGGGTTGGCAATTTCGCTACACACTGCTCGCGGCGCTCGTGGTCTCCTTGGCCGCAACACAATTCGTCGCGCACGGAATGACGTCGCCGCTGCGCGAGATGACCTCGGCGGCCAAGGCGATGGCGCGTGGCGACTACTCGAAACGCGTGCGGGCCACCTCGCGGGACGAGGTGGGAGAGCTCGCCACCGCATTCAACACCATGGCAGACGATCTGGAAGCCGCAGAAAAGTATCGCCGTGAACTGATCGGCAACGTCTCGCACGAGTTGAAGACGCCCATCGCTGCCCTGCAGGCCGTGCTCGAGAACATGGTCGACGGGGTGACCGACGCGAATCCCACAACGCTGTCGGTGGCGCTGAGTCAGACCGAGAGACTCGGTGATCTGGTCAGCGAACTGCTCGACCTGTCGCGGGTGGAGGGCGGTGTTCTCACCATTGCCCCGGAGGAGTTCGCGGTGCGGCAATTCCTCGAGGATGCGACCTCCGTTCACCGTGAACGAGTGTCGATCGTCGTCTCGCCCGCCGATTCGACCGTCGTGGCCGACCGATCTCGCATGACCCAGGTGATCACCAACCTCGTCGACAACGCCGTGCGGCATTCCCCATCTTCGAGCACCGTGACACTGCGGGCCCATCGAATCGTCGGAGCGTATGCATTCGACGTCGTCGACCAGGGCCCCGGTATTGCGCTCGCCGATCGCCATGCGGTGTTCGATCGGTTCACTCGCGGCGGATCCACCGACGGCGGAACAGGTCTCGGCCTCGGCATCGCCCGCTGGGCCACCGAACTGCACGGTGGAACCATCGAAGTTCTCGACAGCGAGTTCGGCTGCCACATCAGAGTGGCCATCCCCGAGCATTGA
- a CDS encoding response regulator transcription factor, whose amino-acid sequence MSRTVLVVDDEPTISEAVAARLRGEGYQVVTAADGPAAVEACARFDPDLVVLDLMLPGFDGLEVCRRIQASRPVPVLMLTAKSDETDMLVGLGVGADDYLGKPFSMRELVARVHALIRRAERSATAETHSVRIGDLQIDHRERRVSNESGDIHLTRTEFDILAYLAARPRTAVSRETLLSQLWGWDDSASSRTVDSHVKALRRKLGGDLIRTVHGVGYAVESPR is encoded by the coding sequence ATGAGCCGCACAGTTCTCGTCGTGGACGACGAGCCCACGATCTCCGAGGCCGTAGCGGCGCGACTCCGCGGCGAGGGGTACCAGGTCGTCACCGCAGCCGACGGGCCCGCCGCCGTCGAGGCCTGTGCGCGATTCGATCCCGACCTCGTGGTTCTGGACCTGATGCTGCCCGGTTTCGACGGGCTCGAGGTGTGCCGCCGCATTCAAGCGTCACGGCCGGTGCCGGTGTTGATGCTGACGGCCAAGTCCGACGAGACCGACATGCTCGTCGGCCTGGGCGTCGGCGCGGACGACTATCTGGGCAAGCCGTTCAGCATGCGAGAGTTGGTCGCTCGCGTGCACGCGCTGATTCGCCGCGCCGAGCGATCGGCGACCGCCGAGACCCACTCCGTCCGTATCGGCGACCTGCAGATCGATCACCGTGAACGACGCGTGTCCAACGAATCCGGCGACATCCATTTGACCAGAACGGAATTCGACATCCTAGCTTATCTCGCTGCTCGTCCTCGTACCGCGGTCTCTCGCGAGACCCTGCTGTCGCAATTGTGGGGCTGGGACGATTCCGCGAGCAGTCGAACCGTCGACTCTCACGTGAAAGCATTGCGCCGCAAACTCGGTGGCGATCTCATTCGTACGGTGCACGGTGTCGGGTATGCCGTGGAGTCGCCGCGATGA
- a CDS encoding ABC transporter substrate-binding protein translates to MHFRPLRTTLAVCAIALTTAGLLSACSNSSDEASPAGGANTGSSSDSSAFPVTIEHAFGETVVPEEPTRIVVAGYTEQDTVLALGVIPVGVTEWYGEQPYATWPWAQAALGDAQPEVLSNDDGFETEKIAALEPDLIIATNAGLTADTYNTLSDIAPTLAQSDASTAYFEPWDVQAEKIGRALGQKTEVDALIDGVNQKFADAAAAHPEFAGKKAIFLQNAFYEGKAIAYQDGLSTDFLTKLGFAIPDDIDAYVPADGSAQASIPLENLSVLNVADVLIWGTEGPGDRAQLEKEAVYNALKPVQDGNLVFTDGVTAGAIYFTSVLSLPYVIDKLTPALTEALGGTAATITS, encoded by the coding sequence ATGCACTTCCGACCACTACGTACGACTCTTGCGGTGTGCGCGATAGCGCTGACCACCGCAGGACTGCTCAGTGCTTGCTCGAACTCGAGTGACGAGGCGTCGCCTGCCGGAGGGGCGAACACGGGCTCCTCGTCCGACTCGTCCGCATTTCCGGTCACGATCGAGCACGCGTTCGGTGAGACCGTCGTTCCCGAGGAACCCACTCGCATCGTCGTGGCGGGGTACACCGAGCAGGACACCGTGCTGGCGCTCGGCGTCATACCCGTCGGCGTCACGGAGTGGTACGGCGAACAGCCGTACGCAACCTGGCCCTGGGCTCAGGCAGCGCTGGGCGACGCGCAGCCAGAAGTGCTCTCGAACGACGATGGATTCGAGACGGAGAAGATTGCCGCACTCGAGCCCGATCTGATCATCGCCACCAATGCCGGCCTGACGGCGGACACGTACAACACGCTCAGCGACATCGCACCGACGCTCGCGCAGTCCGACGCGTCGACCGCCTACTTCGAGCCATGGGACGTCCAGGCCGAGAAGATCGGACGCGCACTGGGCCAGAAGACCGAGGTCGATGCGTTGATCGACGGAGTGAACCAGAAGTTCGCGGACGCCGCTGCCGCACACCCCGAGTTTGCCGGCAAGAAGGCGATCTTCTTGCAGAACGCGTTCTACGAGGGCAAGGCGATTGCGTACCAGGACGGACTGAGCACAGACTTTCTCACCAAGCTCGGATTCGCGATCCCCGACGACATCGACGCGTACGTTCCGGCCGACGGTAGCGCTCAGGCCAGTATTCCGCTGGAGAACCTGTCTGTACTGAACGTCGCCGACGTGTTGATCTGGGGAACCGAAGGGCCCGGCGACCGCGCCCAGTTGGAGAAAGAAGCGGTGTACAACGCACTGAAGCCGGTGCAGGACGGCAACCTGGTCTTCACCGACGGGGTGACGGCCGGTGCGATCTACTTCACCAGCGTGCTGAGCCTGCCGTACGTCATCGACAAGCTGACCCCAGCGCTGACCGAAGCACTCGGCGGAACGGCAGCGACGATCACCAGCTGA
- a CDS encoding MFS transporter: MLALSIGGFGIGTTEFASMGLLPDIATTMGISEPSAGHMISAYALGVVVGAPTIAALAARVPRRMLLLVLMVAFTLGNLGTVFAPSFNELVASRFVAGLPHGAYFGVAALVAAHLAEPGKRAKAVAMVMMGLSVANVVGVPVATWIGQALGWRSAFALVAVIGALTVAALAVWMPRLDAMPTTSPITELGALRRSQVWMTLFVGIVGFGGMFAVYTYIASTLTDVAGLARALVPVALMIYGLGMVAGNYAGGWLADRYQLKGTFVGLAATAVFLALFVAAAHNPITALLLVFLIGASGSSVVPGLQTRLMDVAEDAQTLAASLNHAAFNLANAIGAAVGGAVIAAGFGYTAPAAVGSGLAVAGLGVLATAKWMDKRAAAQ, translated from the coding sequence ATGTTGGCCCTGTCCATCGGCGGCTTCGGCATCGGCACCACGGAATTCGCGTCGATGGGCTTGCTGCCGGACATCGCCACCACGATGGGGATCTCCGAGCCCTCCGCGGGCCACATGATCTCTGCCTACGCGCTCGGCGTCGTGGTCGGTGCGCCCACCATCGCTGCCCTGGCTGCGCGCGTTCCCCGGCGGATGTTGCTGCTGGTGTTGATGGTCGCCTTCACTCTGGGCAACCTCGGAACGGTATTCGCACCCAGTTTCAACGAGCTCGTCGCCTCGCGATTCGTCGCGGGCCTGCCGCACGGTGCGTACTTCGGAGTGGCCGCGCTGGTGGCTGCCCACCTCGCCGAACCAGGTAAACGAGCCAAAGCCGTCGCGATGGTGATGATGGGTCTCTCGGTCGCCAACGTCGTCGGCGTACCGGTGGCAACCTGGATCGGGCAGGCGCTGGGTTGGCGCAGCGCGTTCGCTCTCGTGGCGGTCATCGGTGCCCTCACCGTCGCCGCGCTCGCTGTGTGGATGCCGCGACTCGACGCCATGCCGACCACCAGCCCCATCACCGAGCTCGGTGCACTGCGTCGCAGCCAGGTGTGGATGACCCTGTTCGTGGGCATCGTCGGATTCGGTGGCATGTTCGCGGTGTACACCTACATCGCGTCGACGTTGACCGATGTCGCCGGTCTCGCTCGCGCGCTCGTTCCGGTCGCCCTGATGATCTATGGACTCGGAATGGTCGCCGGCAACTACGCCGGTGGCTGGCTGGCAGACCGGTACCAGCTCAAGGGCACCTTCGTCGGGCTGGCCGCAACTGCAGTGTTCCTGGCGCTGTTCGTGGCAGCGGCACACAATCCGATCACTGCTCTGCTTCTGGTGTTTCTGATCGGCGCATCCGGCTCCTCGGTGGTTCCCGGTCTGCAGACGAGGTTGATGGACGTGGCCGAGGACGCCCAGACGCTGGCCGCATCGCTGAACCACGCCGCATTCAACCTGGCCAATGCCATCGGTGCGGCAGTCGGTGGCGCCGTGATCGCCGCCGGCTTCGGCTACACGGCACCCGCCGCTGTCGGCTCCGGCCTGGCGGTGGCCGGTCTCGGTGTGCTGGCCACCGCCAAGTGGATGGACAAGCGCGCGGCCGCACAGTAG
- a CDS encoding bifunctional o-acetylhomoserine/o-acetylserine sulfhydrylase: MTDSTPDIVDATGAPTEDPFTDPAANWSFETKQIHSGQTPDGATNARALPIYQTTSYTFDNTDHAAALFGLAEPGNIYTRIINPTQDVVEQRIAALEGGVAALLLASGQAAETFAILNLAEAGDHIVSSPRLYGGTYNLFHYTLPKLGITVSFVDDPDDLEQWRAAITPSTKAFYGESISNPKNDILDIPGISAVAHENGIPLIVDNTVATPYLLQPLKHGADIVVHSATKYLGGHGTAIAGVIVDGGTFDWTQGRHPNFTTADPSYHGVVFADLGAPAFALKARVQLLRDIGAAVSPFNAFLISQGIETLSLRIERHVANAQKVAEFLAGRDDVVSINYAGLESSPWYRRGQELLPKGQGAIVAFELKGGVDAGKKFVNALTLHSHVANIGDVRSLVIHPASTTHSQLTPEEQLASGVTPGLVRLAVGIEGIDDIIADLEVGFSAAAS, encoded by the coding sequence ATGACCGATTCGACCCCCGACATCGTCGACGCCACCGGAGCACCCACCGAGGATCCGTTCACCGACCCGGCGGCCAACTGGAGTTTCGAGACCAAGCAGATCCACTCGGGTCAGACCCCGGACGGCGCTACCAACGCCCGTGCATTGCCGATCTACCAGACCACCTCGTACACGTTCGACAACACCGATCACGCGGCCGCATTGTTCGGACTCGCAGAGCCGGGCAACATCTACACCCGCATCATCAACCCCACCCAGGACGTCGTGGAGCAGCGCATCGCCGCTCTCGAGGGTGGCGTCGCGGCGCTGTTGCTCGCGTCGGGTCAGGCGGCCGAGACGTTCGCGATTCTCAATCTCGCGGAGGCAGGCGACCACATCGTCTCGAGCCCGCGGCTGTACGGCGGCACGTACAACCTCTTCCACTACACGCTCCCCAAGCTGGGCATCACCGTCTCGTTCGTCGACGATCCCGATGATCTCGAGCAGTGGCGAGCCGCGATCACGCCGTCGACCAAGGCCTTCTACGGCGAGTCGATCTCCAACCCGAAGAACGACATTCTCGATATCCCCGGCATCTCGGCGGTGGCCCACGAGAACGGCATCCCGTTGATCGTGGACAACACGGTGGCGACGCCGTACCTGCTACAGCCGTTGAAGCACGGTGCCGACATCGTCGTGCATTCGGCGACCAAGTACCTGGGCGGGCACGGCACGGCGATCGCGGGCGTCATCGTCGACGGTGGCACCTTCGATTGGACGCAGGGCCGTCACCCCAACTTCACCACCGCGGACCCGAGCTACCACGGTGTGGTCTTCGCAGATCTCGGCGCGCCTGCATTCGCATTGAAGGCACGCGTGCAGTTGCTGCGTGACATCGGTGCGGCGGTCTCCCCGTTCAACGCCTTCCTCATCAGCCAAGGTATCGAGACGTTGAGCCTCCGAATCGAGCGGCACGTGGCGAACGCACAGAAGGTGGCCGAGTTCCTCGCCGGCCGCGACGACGTCGTCTCGATCAACTACGCCGGACTCGAATCGTCGCCGTGGTACCGACGCGGCCAGGAGTTGTTGCCCAAGGGGCAGGGTGCGATCGTCGCATTCGAGTTGAAGGGCGGAGTGGACGCGGGCAAGAAGTTCGTCAACGCGCTCACACTGCACAGTCACGTCGCTAACATCGGAGACGTGCGCTCACTCGTCATCCATCCCGCGTCCACCACCCATTCCCAACTGACTCCCGAAGAGCAGTTGGCATCGGGAGTGACGCCGGGTCTGGTTCGTCTCGCCGTGGGAATCGAAGGAATCGACGACATCATCGCCGATCTCGAGGTCGGCTTCAGCGCGGCGGCATCTTGA
- the metX gene encoding homoserine O-acetyltransferase MetX has product MSHSCDTGVRPEAVLPSPDGRLGTIDIGGLDLENGARIPQVTVAVQRWGELATDRSNVVLVEHALTGDSHVSGPPDADHALPGWWNGMVGPGRPIDTDEWCVVATNVLGGCGGTTGPSSISPDGTPYGSTFPEISIRDQVAAEAAVADALGIDRFAAVVGGSMGGMRTLEWIVSRPDRVAAALVLAVGARATADQIGTQTTQIAAIKADPGWLGGNYHATGTSPTAGLGIARRIAHLTYRTESELDIRFGNSAQNDEDPWAGGRYSVQSYLEHQAAKLVNRFDAATYVLLTEAMNRHDVGRGRGGVAEALASVPVPTIVGGVDSDRLYPLRLQKEIARELPQCRGLEVIQSRDGHDGFLTEADSVAKLLAETMELARLGRR; this is encoded by the coding sequence TTGAGTCACAGCTGCGACACAGGCGTTCGTCCGGAGGCGGTTCTTCCGTCTCCGGACGGGCGGCTGGGCACCATCGACATCGGCGGTCTCGATCTCGAGAACGGCGCTCGCATCCCCCAGGTCACTGTGGCAGTGCAACGGTGGGGCGAACTCGCCACCGACCGCAGCAATGTCGTGCTCGTCGAACATGCCCTGACGGGCGATTCGCATGTGTCCGGCCCGCCGGATGCAGATCATGCACTGCCCGGTTGGTGGAACGGAATGGTCGGACCCGGGCGCCCTATCGACACAGACGAGTGGTGCGTAGTGGCGACCAACGTGCTCGGCGGGTGCGGCGGCACCACCGGACCGAGCAGCATCTCGCCCGACGGCACACCGTACGGTTCGACGTTCCCCGAGATCTCCATCCGCGACCAGGTCGCCGCCGAGGCAGCCGTCGCCGACGCCCTGGGCATCGACCGCTTCGCCGCTGTCGTCGGCGGTTCGATGGGCGGCATGCGCACCCTGGAATGGATCGTCAGTCGCCCCGATCGAGTGGCAGCGGCACTGGTTCTGGCAGTCGGAGCCCGGGCAACAGCCGACCAGATCGGCACGCAGACAACGCAGATCGCCGCGATCAAGGCGGATCCGGGTTGGCTCGGCGGCAACTACCACGCCACCGGAACATCTCCGACGGCCGGACTGGGTATCGCACGACGCATTGCGCATCTGACGTATCGCACCGAGAGCGAACTCGACATTCGGTTCGGCAACTCTGCGCAGAACGACGAGGATCCGTGGGCCGGCGGTCGCTACTCGGTACAGAGCTACCTCGAGCACCAGGCCGCAAAGCTGGTCAATCGATTCGACGCGGCGACGTATGTCCTACTCACCGAGGCAATGAACCGTCACGATGTGGGTCGTGGCCGCGGCGGTGTAGCCGAAGCTCTTGCGTCGGTACCGGTTCCGACCATCGTCGGCGGCGTCGATTCGGATCGTCTGTATCCACTGCGCTTGCAGAAGGAGATCGCTCGCGAACTCCCCCAGTGCCGTGGACTCGAAGTGATCCAATCTCGCGACGGTCACGACGGCTTCCTGACCGAAGCCGACTCGGTGGCGAAACTGCTCGCCGAGACGATGGAACTCGCTCGCCTCGGACGCCGCTGA
- a CDS encoding DUF3017 domain-containing protein, whose product MNAAEDSRAESDQGFRAAVARNLPIVAVSVVVLAALVLVLADRWRRGAFIFGCAALLAAVLRLCLPESRVGTLSVRSRGFDVLALGCVGGAIVFLSLSIDPLGTD is encoded by the coding sequence ATGAACGCCGCCGAGGATTCGCGAGCCGAATCCGACCAGGGATTTCGTGCAGCGGTAGCGCGTAACCTACCGATCGTCGCGGTGTCGGTCGTCGTGCTTGCCGCGCTGGTTCTGGTGCTGGCGGATCGCTGGCGGCGCGGCGCGTTCATCTTCGGATGTGCGGCGCTACTGGCCGCGGTGCTGCGATTGTGCCTGCCCGAATCTCGGGTCGGAACCCTGAGCGTGCGCAGTCGTGGATTCGACGTGCTCGCGTTGGGCTGCGTAGGCGGAGCGATCGTGTTCTTGTCGCTGTCGATCGACCCACTGGGCACCGACTGA
- a CDS encoding bifunctional methylenetetrahydrofolate dehydrogenase/methenyltetrahydrofolate cyclohydrolase yields the protein MTATILDGKATRDEIFVDLTARVAALRERGITPGLATVLVGDDPGSAAYVRGKHNDCAKVGITSIRRDLPADITQADLEAVIDELNANPECTGYIVQLPLPKHLDENAALERIDPDKDADGLHPINLGRLVLGKDAALPCTPRGIVHLLRRYDVALDGAHAVVIGRGVTVGRPIGLLLTRRSENATVTLCHTGTRDLAAEVSRADIIVAAAGVPGLITADMVKPGAAVLDVGVTRTEDGLRGDVADGVAEVAGFLSPNPGGVGPLTRAFLLTNVVERAERTAAES from the coding sequence GTGACTGCAACGATTCTCGATGGCAAAGCGACCCGTGACGAGATATTCGTCGATCTCACCGCCCGCGTGGCAGCGCTCCGTGAGAGGGGCATAACCCCAGGGCTGGCCACCGTCTTGGTGGGAGACGACCCGGGTTCTGCGGCGTACGTCCGGGGCAAGCACAACGACTGCGCCAAGGTCGGGATCACCTCGATTCGTCGTGATCTGCCCGCCGACATCACCCAGGCCGATCTCGAGGCAGTGATCGACGAACTCAACGCCAACCCCGAGTGCACCGGATACATCGTGCAGCTGCCGCTGCCGAAGCATCTCGACGAGAATGCTGCTCTGGAGCGGATCGATCCGGACAAGGACGCCGACGGTCTGCACCCGATCAACCTCGGCCGTCTGGTGCTCGGTAAGGATGCTGCGCTGCCGTGCACGCCGCGTGGCATCGTGCACCTGCTGCGTCGCTACGACGTGGCCCTCGACGGCGCGCACGCGGTGGTCATCGGCCGCGGCGTCACGGTCGGTCGGCCTATCGGGCTGTTGCTCACGAGACGGTCGGAGAACGCCACGGTGACGTTGTGCCACACCGGAACTCGCGATCTTGCCGCCGAGGTCTCCCGCGCCGACATCATCGTTGCCGCCGCTGGAGTTCCGGGATTGATCACCGCGGACATGGTCAAGCCCGGTGCTGCCGTCCTCGATGTCGGTGTGACCCGCACCGAGGACGGATTGCGCGGGGACGTCGCCGACGGTGTTGCCGAGGTAGCAGGTTTCCTCTCGCCCAACCCCGGTGGTGTCGGACCTCTGACGCGAGCCTTCTTGCTCACCAACGTCGTCGAGCGTGCCGAGCGCACCGCAGCCGAGAGCTGA